The following are encoded together in the Narcine bancroftii isolate sNarBan1 chromosome 10, sNarBan1.hap1, whole genome shotgun sequence genome:
- the LOC138744793 gene encoding nuclear transport factor 2-like isoform X1 produces the protein MGDQPIWERIGRDFVEHYYRAFDTNRSQLASLYFEGSCLSWEGQQIQGKNAIVEKLNGLPFGKIVHTMSTEDHQPTPDGCILSMVVGQLKVDDDPIIGFHQIFLLKCINEAWFCTNEVFRLGLHNFG, from the exons ATGGGTGATCAACCGAtttgggaacggattggaagggaTTTTGTCGAGCATTACTATCGAGCTTTTGATACAAACAGGAGTCAATTAGCGTCATTATAT TTTGAAGGTTCTTGCCTTTCTTGGGAAGGACAGCAAATCCAAGGTAAAAATGCTATAGTGGAAAAATTAAAT GGCCTTCCATTTGGTAAAATAGTACATACAATGTCAACAGAAGACCACCAACCCACTCCTGATGGTTGCATCCTGAGTATGGTAGTCGGACAACTTAAG GTTGATGATGACCCTATCATAGGATTCCATCAAATATTTCTACTGAAATGCATCAATGAGGCTTGGTTCTGCACCAATGAGGTCTTCAGGCTAGGACTACATAACTTTGGCTGA
- the LOC138744793 gene encoding nuclear transport factor 2-like isoform X2, which translates to MGDQPIWERIGRDFVEHYYRAFDTNRSQLASLYGLPFGKIVHTMSTEDHQPTPDGCILSMVVGQLKVDDDPIIGFHQIFLLKCINEAWFCTNEVFRLGLHNFG; encoded by the exons ATGGGTGATCAACCGAtttgggaacggattggaagggaTTTTGTCGAGCATTACTATCGAGCTTTTGATACAAACAGGAGTCAATTAGCGTCATTATAT GGCCTTCCATTTGGTAAAATAGTACATACAATGTCAACAGAAGACCACCAACCCACTCCTGATGGTTGCATCCTGAGTATGGTAGTCGGACAACTTAAG GTTGATGATGACCCTATCATAGGATTCCATCAAATATTTCTACTGAAATGCATCAATGAGGCTTGGTTCTGCACCAATGAGGTCTTCAGGCTAGGACTACATAACTTTGGCTGA